The sequence below is a genomic window from Silene latifolia isolate original U9 population chromosome 7, ASM4854445v1, whole genome shotgun sequence.
ctacttaTATCGATCCGCCAAATTGGCGATTACCCTTTCGATCGCCATTTTTGGTATTTATGATCGATTTGTCGGCCGCTAAATTTGGCGATTTactttagtcgccaaagctaAAAAAGGCGATTAAGGTCCGGCCGACGTTTAAGCGATTGATTTCACGCTAAAATCGATTTTGGCGATCGATTTCATCCCAAAATCgtcctgttttaattctttttgtagtgatAGCTATTTCAAGTATAACCTTGAATTACAAATAACCGATGGAGCTCATATAACGATAAGTTAACAAAATGGTTACCTTTTGATTTAGATCAGATCTATTCAGTCTTTAATTTAGTGATAATAATCCGATTCATTTAAATTTGAGTATTTTTTTTTCAATGTCGATTTAAATTGAATTATTATAGTATGATTATGACTCCATAAGATCAACACACTCCAAAAATCCAGAACAAATACAGTTCTACACTCACATTTACAGATCACAATTCACAAAACCCTGATCTCATCATGTGCTTCCCAATCTTCCAAAttctattcctaatctaatctaattaccctaatcaaacaacaaaaccctaataatcaaattaattaaatcactaATTCCATCAtccttaaattaattaaacaattATCAATCACTTTACCTTTTTCAGATCCAACACTTAACCCACCACCTACTTCACAATTAttcacacaaaaccctaaaaaagaTTCAATCTTTATAATTACCCACATAAAAAACCCATTAAAAATTGTTACTTTATTATTAATTTGTTAAATTTTGGAAATAATGGTTAAGAAATCCAAGAAATTGCAACAACAACAGCATGAAATTGGTCACTCTGTTCCTTTTAAATTGAATAAATTGTTTGATTCTGATGCTTCATGGGATAAGGTGAATCGatttttccaacttttttttGATTTAAAAGTTCATAATCTGTTCAATTTTAGTGATAAGTGTATGTAATTATCAATTGGGTTATTGTGTAATTGTAGAAATTATCCAACTTTTTATTTGAAAGTTCATTATATTGTTCAATTTTAGTGATTAATGAATGTAATTATCAATTGGGTTATTGTGTAATTGTAGAAATTAGCCAAACTTTAATTTGAAAGTtcataatttgttcaattttagtGATTAGTGATTGTAATTATCAATTGGGTAGTTAAAAATTCCTAATCTTGCTGGATTCAAGCCTAAACAGATTCGAATGATGGTTCATGTTATCCGACCCAAATTCATGTGGGGACTAAGGCTgaattgttgttgttcttatgGAATTGTAGAAATTGTGGAAATTGGGTTTAGTTATTGAATCAGATTATGGAGATTGAATCACCTGAAAATTGTTGACTTTAGTTACTATAATTGGTGATCCATGTTACTTGTGGAATTATCTATGATGGGCAATAACAAATATGGGTGTTAATTGATCCGTccaattagtctcactatagacggTTATATCCATCTAAAGTGAAAGATGGGTCAAATATggttaaagtggtgacatttttgggccccaccatgcaacttgttgcttgtcttatgtttgcagtgggtggatatttgacccgtctataactatagacggatatctcccgtctataatgagaatttgtgttgatcCGTCTTAAGGGAGACTAACTTATTGTTATGATGGTTAGGTAATGCAGCCATTGCTTCATTCTTTTAAAAAATTGGCATGTTATTTTTGGGTGCCAAATGTTTATATTAAGTTATAAGATCATTGATTGAGCTTCGACCATCAATGTAAACTTTTGTttcttttggttgagatggttacCTCACATAGTAACAGTTTCATGGTGTAAGGCGCTAAGCTTTTGGTTGAAGTTCAGTCAATTACTTTGTACATTGATAGTTTACATGAATTGAATTCAATCATCGAAAACCTCGTTTGATGCTGAAATATGTTAAAAAGTATTTGTGGATGTGGAAAGAGAGAGTAAATTTACTTTGACTTGTACATAATTCACATGGGAATGAGATTTGTTTTATTGTTTGGGTTTAGGATCAACTAGGAGATGTTCTACATTGGATGCGACAATTGGTGGCGCTTGTCTGCGGATTGATTTGGGGTGCAATTCCCTTGGTTGGAGGTTTCTGGCTCATTTTGTAAGTTTTTTTTATCCTTTTTTTGTTTCATAAGAAGGTTTTTCATCCTTTCAGTCTCCTCGATAGATTATCACTCTATTTTGTTGCCTCGAAATGATATTCACTCGGAATTATTAACTGTCATGATGCTTATAAGTTAATGTTGCACCATGTTAATCATTTCTTTGTGTATTTGAGACGATTCTAAGGATGTGCAATTGAGCATACTGCAAGGTTTGGACTTACAAATAGAAGTGCATTCATTCTTATTCTTATGGCTCCTTAGTCCTTATAGAGTGATTATAATTTATAGCTAGTTTATGATATGCGATTGGCTGTTTGGTCGAGTGTGGCGCCATGACTTGAAGCCTTGAGTCCGTAGTTTCATTTGGTTAGTAAACATCTTATCGTGGCAAATAGACGCGCATTAGTCATGATGCATTCACATGATTTTACATTAAGGGCTTGCTTGGGTTTAACGTAAATTTACATGGGTAATGGATATTGAATAAAGGATAAAAGGAGGAAGCGATGTTTTGTTATGGGGCGATGAAGGGGTGTTGGTGAAAACTTACACCCTTAGTCCCATATGAAAGTAAAGCGTCACCTCTGTGGAGGTGGCTAACTTTGTGAGATATATCAGAACCAGAAAGAGCCCTAACTCCCCTAAGTATTTATAGTCCTGTGACAGATTAATGATTGGTTGTTTGTCGTTTTCTGCATTGTGTTTACAGTTACTTGGGACTTTCAACAGCCATTGTGTATGCTTATTATGCATTGATACTCAAAGTCGACGAAGAAGACTTCGGAGGTCATGGAACTCTTCTCCAGGAAGGGCTTTTTGCTTCCATCACATTATTTTTGGTATACCTTTTGTTTCTCGAGCATCATATTTCATTGATTTCGCACAAGGGTCTTGACTCTTGAGTCCTGATTGATGTGTTGAACTGTTGACTAAAACCCTGTTTTTATCAATTCTTATCACAGCTTGCATGGATTCTAGTTTACAGCTTGGCACACTTTTGATGGCTAGTTAGGGACGTCATCTTCTTCGCTGATAGTGAGACCGATTTGGTAAGCGGCTATCAAATGTTTCCTGCTTCCGGTTTGCCATAAATCCAATGAACTGTTAGATGGTTTCGT
It includes:
- the LOC141591476 gene encoding uncharacterized protein LOC141591476 — protein: MVKKSKKLQQQQHEIGHSVPFKLNKLFDSDASWDKDQLGDVLHWMRQLVALVCGLIWGAIPLVGGFWLIFYLGLSTAIVYAYYALILKVDEEDFGGHGTLLQEGLFASITLFLLAWILVYSLAHF